In Notolabrus celidotus isolate fNotCel1 chromosome 10, fNotCel1.pri, whole genome shotgun sequence, one DNA window encodes the following:
- the ube2g2 gene encoding ubiquitin-conjugating enzyme E2 G2 has translation MGPQDTCFEGGVFPAVLSFPSDYPLSPPKMRFTCDMFHPNIYPDGRVCISILHAPGDDPMGYESSAERWSPVQSVEKILLSVVSMLAEPNDESGANVDASKMWREDREQFYKLAQKIVRKSLGL, from the exons GGGTCCTCAGGACACGTGTTTTGAAGGTGGAGTGTTTCCTGCCGTCCTCAGCTTCCCCTCTGATTATCCTCTCAGTCCTCCGAAGATGAGGTTCACCTGTGACATGTTTCACCCCAACA tctATCCTGACGGCAGGGTGTGTATCTCCATCCTCCACGCTCCTGGAGATGATCCGATGGGTTATGAGAGCAGTGCAGAGAGGTGGAGTCCTGTTCAGAGTGTGGAGAAGATCCTGCTGTCTGTGGTCAGCATGCTCGCAG AGCCCAATGATGAGAGCGGAGCAAACGTGGACGCATCTAAGATGTGGCGTGAGGACAGAGAGCAGTTTTACAAACTCGCCCAGAAGATCGTCAGGAAGTCTCTGGGCCTCTag